CGTCACCATCTCATATCACTCCTTTAGTCCAACGCACAGCTTTTTCTTCAGTTCTATGTACCTGTTTTTAGTCGATGCTGGTTAACATTATTTCAAGTATTCCTGCAACAGGTTAATCCCACATGACCTTTCACCCTTGGCCCCAGACGACCATGCTGCCTCACAGACCAAAGTTCCTCAAACCCCGCCCTCAATATATATTCTGTCGTTTTACTCCTTTATGTAGTAACGGCCATATTCCTGCCTTTACTACATTTGATTCCTGCTCTGTTCAGTAGCCATGCTTCTTTTACTGTCCTCATTGCAGCCAAACAGCTTCATGTTGTTGGAGCGTTTTCtccggagtgtgtgattgatccTCGGCTCAGTAGCTATATTTGTTTACGGGCCTCGTTTGCGGTACGAATCCTCCGGGTTTGGGTGGAACGTCTGGCTTTAACGACACGGTTCGTTTAACAAAAGTCCGGGGAAGTGATCCGTACCCGCTGTAGCTGTGTTGCCTCGAAATGCCTTGCGAGTCCATCCTGGAGGGTGGTGTGGGCGGAGCCAGTGTACCTCGGTTGAAGCTAGAGTGGCGTGTCAACATAGCGCTGGACGATCCAGCATGGCGGTGGGTGGAGCCGACACGGTGGAAACGCTGCCTGTCGAGAGTCCCCACATGGCCCGTAGGTGACGAGGGCACAGATGGGACGTCCACACGCTTGGTGGGACTGTGTCTGGTTAATGAGGACGACGGCGAATAGGATGAAGTCGAATAAGAGGATGTCGGGGAATAAAGTGATGCACCCCGACTCGGGATCTTAGGTGGGATTTCTGCTAAGTTACACAGGGGCTCGAGCATTAAGTGTGAGCGAGGACGAGTCGTTTCATTCACAACGGTTTTAGCATCTGCATTTATCGTCTCTGCCTCGTTAGCCTCGTTAAGATGCTTCAGAAGTTCGTTAAGGGTGTTTCTAGCATCCACAGAACGCCTCTGTTCTTTATGGACTGACTTCACACTGCCAGAGTCGCTGCTCTGGACAGTTTTCTCGTGCGTGGCATTTGGAAGAACGACAGCACTCGGGATGTTAGGGTTTTGAGGACTTTTGGGTGGAGCCTCTTTGTGAGACACACATTTTCCTGGTCCTCTTTCCCACTGGTTCTTGTTTGGCTGTAGCCCCTTTTGGTGGAGCACCGGCGTTGATTCAGGTGTTGGCAACGCCGCCAGCTCTGGATTTTGCCTGCTGACGGATTTGGATTCTgggcttttttcttctttgtctccACTGAAGTAGATCCTTGCCTCCTCAATGGCGCTGGGAAATTCCTTTACCGGACTTTCGAAGAGGCCATCCAGCTTGGTGAAGCTCCCGGTGGAGTCTGTGCGTGACACTGTGGATTCCTCATCTTTACTATGTGACACTTTGTGGATTTTGCGTGTCTTCTTGTGCAGGAAGATGTCTCGGTAGCAGTAGACCACAGCACCAGCGATGAACGCCCCCAAGAGGAAGGCAGCGAGGACGCACGCAATCAGGATGTTCATGTGCACCAACTGGTTAGATTCAGCCGACTGGATCTCCCAAATCcctgcaaacacacaacaacatcgTGTAAACTAAcactgaagacacacacacacaaacagtggacagctcctccaccttcttctCCACCTCCCCCAGCAGACATTCACTCACTTCCTgagatttatttaaactttatacTCATGAAGATGTGAAGTTAATCCAGCTCAACGGAACACAAGTGCATCCAGAGCAGACGAGAGAATCGGATTAGCCGGAAGCCAACAGCCACATAACAGGATTATGTTAGTGAAGAAGACGTCGTCCACTCAGCTTCTAAAAGCGTTAGGCTTTTTTAGGGATTAGCTCCAGCTACCTGATCATATGGAGaagagaaagtgtgtctgagtgtgtgttagtgttccgagtgtgtgttagtatctATAccaagtgtgtgttaatgtccacaccgagtgtgttactgtctatacccgagtgtgtgttagtgtcagtgaaAGTGAAGCAGAAACAGTGCTGGTTTGCAGCAAGGCCTTCGGAAGACTTTCGGAAACCCAAAAGGACAAGATAGAAAAGTGGAATTAAGAAATAAAGAGTAAAGAACATGAAGAAAATCAGAGAtaaaagagaacagaaagatGACGTCACTTAACTGAAGGtaaaaaactgaagaaaaggaaatgaaagaaaaactgaaaataaactgaCGATGTAGCTACTGGGATCTGAGTGTGCTGCTAACGTCACCTTGCTAAGCTAAAAGTTAGCTATTAacatacaaaacaataaaaagtgtgggtgtgtgtttgtatatgtgtgtattgtgtatgtgtgtttgtttgtgtgtttgcctatatgtgtgtgtgttatgtgtttgtgtgtctgtatatttgtttttttgtttgtatgtgtgtgtgtatttgtatattttaacagCTAGCTTCACAGAGATGATCGCTAACAGCAACATTACCAAGAATCCCCTGCTTCCGTCAAGGCCTTACCCTCCATCACCGATTCAAATGTTCTGGAAGTTTCCGAATCGTCACGGAGAACAGATTTCTGCGTGTCGAGGAGttgaggaggaagagagggaggagtGTGTGGGGAATGTTTAGGTTCTGAAGCGGAGGACAGCGTGACTGACAGCATCGGCTTTTCCTGTTCCACTGCAGTAAACACATCATTCACACAGTTATTTCTGGGTCCAAAGAGTCCAAATGGTTCTAAACAGACTAACGGTCCTGACACATGAAGGCTAAACACTGACACAGAAAGGTCATGGGGTCATCAGGTGTAACTCACCATCCTGATGATGACTAATCTCTAACTGCATCACCATAGAGTTTCATTCCTCTCACAACATATTAAATCACAACAAACTTTTTTTAGTTACGTTTAATCTTCAGTGACTTCctgttttgtctctctttattctctcagctctaaacactcgtcccctcagcggtctctctttattctctcagctctaaacactcgtcccctcagtggtctctctttattgtctcagctctaaaccctcgtcccctcagcggtctctattgtctcagctctaaacactcgtcccctcagcggtctctctttattctctcagctctaaacactcgtcccctcagcggtctctctttattctctcagctctaaacactcgtcccctcagcggtctctctttattgtctcagctctaaaccctcgtcccctcagcggtctctctttattgtctcagctctaaacactcgtcccctcagcggtctctctttattctctcagctctaaacactcgtcccctcagcggtctctcttcattctctcagctctaaacactcgtcccctcagcggtctctctttattctctcagctctaaacactcgtcccctcagcggtctctctttattgtctcagctctaaacactcgtcccctcagcggtctctctttattctctcagctctaaacactcgtcccctcagtggtctctctttattgtctcagctctaaaccctcgtcccctcagcggtctctctttattgtctcagctctaaaccctcgtcccctcagcggtctctctttattgtctcagctctaaacactcgtcccctcagcagtctctctttattctctcagctctaaacactcgtcccctcagcggtctctctttattctctcagctctaaacactcgtcccctcagcggtctctctttattctctcagatctaaacactcgtcccctcagtggtctctctttattgtctcagctctaaaccctcgtcccctcagcggtctctattgtctcagctctaaacactcgtcccctcagcggtctctctttattctctcagctctaaacactcgtcccctcagcggtctctctttattctctcagctctaaacactcgtcccctcagcggtctctctttattgtctcagctctaaaccctcgtcccctcagcggtctctctttattgtctcagctctaaacactcgtcccctcagcggtctctctttattctctcagctctaaacactcgtcccctcagcggtctctcttcattctctcagctctaaaccctcgtcccctcagcggtctctctttattgtctcagctctaaacactcgtcccctcagcggtctctctttattctgtcagctctaaacactcgtcccctcagcagtctctctttattttcttttttacacacacacacctcctcacactgGACACTCCTCCACCACATCACACAGAAATTGATTTCTGCACTTTTATTGAAACCCTGTGgatatttacattcattcattcatcttctaccacttatctgaactacctcgggtcacggggagcctgtgcctatctcaggcgtcatcgggcatcaaggcaggatacaccctggacggagtgccaacccatcacagggcacacacacacactctcattcactcacacactatattTACATTgtgatatatttaattaattaatgaaatgtaCAGAAACTTTAGTGCATCCTTTGAACTCCAAAATTCACCTCatcattaaaattaaacatataaaacatgtataaaatatataatttaaaagtattagagtgtgttagtgagaaATGAACATTATATTTGGTAAATCTTCAGGCTGAAAGAGGTGAAAATGAGCAACCCTGATCTGAGTGTGAGTACACAAATTTAtcaccatcacacactaacacacacaactaaacTCCAGTAACAGAACAGAGACAACAAGATGCTCTTCACTTCCTGTAGCTGTGTTCAGTAtcatgatgatgtgtgtgaagAGAAACTCAATATAACTGTCACATCAGAACTAATCACCTGGAACCAGCAACCAACTCAGAGTTAATTAACATCTTTAATGAAGTTAATGAagcacattaacattaatgtcctgattgtctgtgtgtgtgagagtgaataaCAGACTCATGTCTACTGTAAACATGCAGAGACGAGATGAAGATGAGATTGTTTAGAGACTgattaataatgatgatgatgatgatgatgatgatgatgaaagagGAATGCTGAACTGAAGGAAATAAAATCTTTTGAATAAGAAGGAAACTAACCAGCAGTTGCGTCGCCATATGATTTGAAACCTGGCGCTGAAGCGGTAGTCATAAACTCTACAGGAATTAAAGGAACaagaaaacagcagaaaataaaaataaaatcaaattaaaactgaaaagcTCTAGCCTTTGTAAAGCAagatgattaaaaacaaaataaatcagcaaaaacattcctctgtgtgtgtgtgtgtgtgtgtgtgtgtgtgtgtgtgcgcgcgagtgtgagtgtatgattaGAAAACACAGATGATCTCACCGTGACAGTCACCAAGATGCCCCGTATCCCCGAACTCCACATCCTGCTCAAACCCACTGCTGAAGGAGAGAGTTTGTGttagtatgtatgtgtgtgtgtgtgtgtatgtatgtgtgtgtgtgtgtgtgtgtgtatgtatgtgtgtgtgtgtgtatgtatgtgtgtgtgtgtgtgtgtatgtgtgtgtgtgtgtgtatgtatgtgtgtgtgtgtgtgtatgtatgtgtgtgtatgtatgtgtgtctgtgtgtgtgtgtgtgtatgtatgtgtgtatgtatgtgtgtgtgtatgcgtgtgtatgtatgtgtgtatgtgtgtgtgtgtgtctctgtgtatgtttctgtgtgtgtgtatgtgtgtgtatgtgtgtgtatgtatgtatgtgtgtgtatgtatgtatgtgtgtgtgtctgtgtgtgtgtatgtgtgtgtgtgtgtgtatgtatgtatgtgtgtatgtatgtgtgtgtgtatgtatgtgtgtatgtatgtatgtatgtgtgtgtatgtatgtgtttgaatatgggtgtgtgtatgtatgtgtatgtgtgtttgtgtgtgtgtatgtatgtgtgtgtgtttgtgtgtgtgtgtttgaatgtgggtgtgtgtatgtgtgtgtgtttgtgtgtatgtatgtgtgtgtatgtatgtgtgtatgtatgtgtttgaagatgggtgtgtgtgtatgtgtgtgtatgtgtgtttgtgtgtatgtatgtgtatgtgtgtttgaatatgggtgtgtgtttgtgtgtgtgtgtgtgtgtgtatgtttgtgtgtatgtatgtatgtatgtatgtatgtatgtatgtatgtatgtatgtatgtatatacagtggtgtgaaaaagtattggccccttcctgattttttttttgccccagtttgtcacactttaatgtttcagatcaaaaaactgtaaatattagtcaaagataataaacacaaacatgcagtttttaaatgaaggtttttattattaagggaaaaaaaaacccaaacccacatggccctgtgtgaaaaagtatttgcccccctgttaaaacataactgtggtttatcacacctgagtttattttctctagccacacccacaccTGATTACTGTCACACCTGTTCACTATCACAAactcacttaaataagaccaaAGTGACAAAGTGTTGTAGACCAAAAGatacaaatgagaaagaaagtatttgagatctatcagtctggaaaaggttataaagacctttataaagctttgggactccagtgaaccacagtgagagacattatacacaaatggtgaaaacatggaacatggtgaaccttcccaggagtcgccggccgaccaaaattaccccaagagcagcgacgactcatccaagatgtcaccaaagaccccacaacaacatccataaaactgcaggcctcacgttcctcagttaaggtcagtgttcatgactccaccataagaaagagactggggcAAAAATGGACTGTATGGCAGAGTTACAAGACTAAAaccactgctgagcaaaaagaacataaagttTCAGATTtggcagaaaacatcttgatgatccccaaaacctttgggaaaatactctgtggactgacgagacaaaagctGAACATTATGGAAGGTTTGTGTCCcgttacatctggtgtaaaagtaacactgcatgtcagaaacagaacatcacaccaacagtaaaacatggtggtggtagtgtgatggtctggggctgttttactgcttcaggacctggaagacttgctgtgataaacagaaccatgaattctgctgtctaccaaaaatcctgaaggacaaagtgtgaccttctgttcgtgacctcaagctgaagtgaacttgggatctgcagcaggacaatgatccaaaacacaccaggaagtgaatggctgaagaagaacaaaatgaagactttggagcggccgagtcaaagtcctgtCCTGAATCCTAATGAGATGCTGTGGTAGGACCTTAAAAAGgaggttcatgctcgaaaaccctccaattacaacaattctgtaaagatgactggaccaaaattcccccacagactcagctgtaacagactcactgtaaGTTATCACTaacacttgattgcagttcttgctgctaagggaggaccaaccagttattaggtttaggggcaaacactttttcacacagggccgtgTGGGTTTGgaatttgttttcccttaataataaaaaccttcatttaaaaactgcatgttgtgtttacttgttatcttttgACTAATATTGCAATttatttgatgatctgaaacattaaagtgtgaaaaacgtaaacaaataaaatatcaggaagggggccaagactttttcacaccactgtatgtttGAGACTTACTCCACTCCTGCTGGAATTCTCTCACAAGCTCCATGTGACATCCAACCACAGTAGGGATCTCTGGATGCAATACACGACctgtaaaatacacaaaataagttTGTAAACTAACATTTTTTGCTCCACTTTACTATTATGGAACTTGTTTACTATTTACTACTACTGTTTACTTGTTGTACTATTATggcgcatgtttgtgtgtgtgcatgtttttgtgtcaaatcaaataaaattttatttgtcacacacacacacacacacacacacacacacacacacatacatacacacagagtaacaacatgcagtgaaatgtttttttttcatctgtccggtatttaaacatagaaataaaaagtataaactatataaaatatatgaaaatatatgtatacacatagatgtgtgtgcatgtttttgtgtgtttgtgtgtgtttatgcatgcacgttagcgtgtgtgtgtgtatgtttgtgtgtgtgcgtgtgtgtgtgtgtatgtgtgtgtttgcatgtttgtgtgcgtgtgtgtatgtgtgtgggtgtgcatgtgtgtgtgtgtgtgtgtgtgtgtgtgtatgtgtgtgtgcatgtatgtgtttgtgtatgtatgtgtttgtgtgtgagtgtgtgtgtgtgtatgtttgtgtgtgtgtgtgtgtatgttcgtgtgtgtgtgtttgtgtgtatttttgtgtgtgtgtgtttgtgcagctgtgtgtgtgcatgtgtgtgtgcatgtgtgtgtgtgtatgtatatgtttgtggttttgtgtttgtgtgtgtgtatgtgtgtgtgtatgtgtgtgtgtgtttgtgtgtatttttgtgtgtgtgtgtttgtgcatgtgtctcACTTGTGACAGTGTTGGTGTCTCTCACAGCGGCTCAGTGGGATCCTCACCACACAGCTGGAGAAAGCCACgtatagagtgtgtgtctctctgtccatgtGGAAGGACAGAACATGTCTGTCGTCCTCACTGTTAGACAGACACCtggacagtcagacagacagtgagacagagagaagaacagCTGGATTAGTGTCTGGACCTGATGATGTCATTGAGCCCCTCACAGTGACTATCCAATCACAGGCCTCCacagtttagtttattaatgtgtcatgaatattaatgagctaATTGTATGGTGTGTAATGAATTTTTCTCATGTCGCACTTGGCTTGGTTAAAGACGTCGATCTCCTCGAGCACCACACTGTCGTTTAACGAAAACACGGAGCTTTTCGCCAGAACCTTTAGGACCACGCCAGCCTCTGAGCCAATAAACATCACCGTGTAGTTCCTGTAGGGACCTGCTGCATTATCAACTGCCACAGCAGTCAACCGGTAcctgcgtacacacacacacacacacacagtacatgttAATAAGGAAGTTACTGGTCATGCACTCAGAATTTTAGATTTGACTGAACTTCTGAAATTGCAGTTGcaaaaaacactaacacacacacacacacacacacacctacctgaCTCTGGTCTTGGTGACCCAGGGCTCATCTCTGATGGAGGGCACGGCAGCATCCATCAGTGGGTGTAACTTTATAAACTGCAGCGTTTCATCTGGAAGCTCGACAGAGCTTTTAGAAGATTCTGCTGATCCGTGACCAGCACAGCATCCTggcctaaacacacacaaacacacacaaacacacacacacacacactgtgtcacaTTCGAGAGGAGTGGCACTGGGATGTAAACCTACACCTGCTTCCATACGGCTAATTATTCCTCATTAATTTTTCATCCCTCCTGTAATGTGCACTATTTAGCAAACGTCTGTCTCCCTCAGCGTCTCTGAAgcgtaacacacctgtaacatcTTCTCACCTCATCATCAGAACCCTGGATTTAAAAATATAGTTCAAATATTAACagaaatataatgtatgtaaaaCAGAGTGAGTGCAGTACCGAGGTCTCGGCACTCTGTCGTCAGGAACAGGAGTCCACACAGAGTCTGGAGATTTCTGCTCTTTAAAACGTCCCTCAAACACCTTCTCTATATCCGGCATGGAGAACGCACACACTGCTGAGCCTGGAATACTGGAAGAgtacacactcatcaccactgatcacaacacactcacacactcatcaccactgatcacaacacactcacacactcatcaccactgatcacaacacactcacacactcatcaccactgatcacaacacacatacacacacacactcatcaccactgatcacaacacactcacacactcatcaccactgatcacaacacactcaccaCCACtgatccctacacacacacactcatcaccactgatcacaacacacttacacacacacactcatcaccactgatcacaacacacacacactcatcaccactgatcacaacacacacactcacacacactcacacactcatcaccactgatcacaacacacgtacatacacactcatcaccactgatcataacacacacactcatcaccactgatcacaacacacgtacacacacactcatcaccactgatcacaacacacgtacacacacactcatcaccactgatcataacacacactcatcaccactgatcacaacacacttacacactcacacacactcatcactactgatcacaacacacacactcatcaccactgatcacaacacacttacacacacacacactcatcactactgatcacaacacacacactcatcaccactgatcacaacacacttagacacacactcatcaccactgatcacaacacactcacacacacactcatcaccactgatcacaacacacacacacactcatcaccactgatcacaacacactcacacacactcatcaccactgatcacaacacacacacacacacacacactcacacactcatcaccactgatcacaacacacgtacatacacactcatcaccactgatcataacacacacacactcatcaccactgatcacaacacacacgtacacacacactcatcaccactgatcacaacacacttacacactcacacactcatcacctctgatcacaacacacacactcatcactactgatcacaacacacacactcatcaccactgatcacaacacacttacacacacacacactcatcaccactgatcgcaacacacttatacacacactcatcaccactgatcacaacacactcacacacacacactcatcaccactgatcacaacacacacacactcatcaccactgatcacaacacactcacacacacacactcatcaccactgatcacaacacacttacacacacacacacacacactcatcaccactgaacacaacacacttacacacactcatcaccactgatcacaacacactcacacacacacactcatcaccactgatcacaacaacacataaaaatgcagctgcatttcTACATTGTTGGACGTtcattatttaaagaataaatgaagaaagaaaatcagGTCTCATGCTTCTATTTAAatccattttatataaaatgccattctctgtgtgtttgagcatgtgtgtgtgttacctgttgaGCTGAGTAGTGAACACGCCCACCACAGATGGAACCCCGTTGATGTTAATAATGTCAGTGAGTGACTGAAGAACGTCGAAGTAAAAGAAGGATTCTCCGGGTACGGAACAGTTCAGTCTCGCTTTCACAAACGATGTCCAGTGTTTCTCCAGAACACGCTGAGAACCGCCCACATCGTTCTTACACACCCGAGCCACACGGGAGTACActgtctaaacacacacacacacaaatcagtgaatctgtgtgtgtgttctgtgcacTTACAGTCAGGTTACCCAGCTAATTTACAAAAAAGCTTCTACACTCATTATTcagcaagaaataaaaatgtctgagaAACACAATGTTCTCTCGTCAGCACTAAAtaaggagctgtgtgtgttattaacatgTTATTACAGTGCAGAGTTTGTTATAACACAGTGACAGTCTGGTGTTTTTGTCTCTTACCCTCCCCAGGTTATTGTGTTCTGCTGCAATCTCTCTGAAGAAAAAGTAAACATAGTTCCCATAATCCACTGCATGCAGAAAGTGGGGCTCTGTATGGGCGAGGGGGGggggcagggagag
Above is a window of Tachysurus vachellii isolate PV-2020 chromosome 9, HZAU_Pvac_v1, whole genome shotgun sequence DNA encoding:
- the sema6dl gene encoding sema domain, transmembrane domain (TM), and cytoplasmic domain, (semaphorin) 6D, like isoform X6, which translates into the protein MWCVMFPCLLLLLSGQTNAVSFPEDSVPLDIVDRHYSRQYPVFRGRPSGNESQHRLDFQLMTRIQDTLFITGRDQVYLVSLRESYRNDITPYRKLTWRSSQADRETCALKGKHRDECHNFIKVLVPRNDDLIFICGTNGFNPVCRYYRLDNLEFDGEEISGLARCPFDAKQTNVALFSDGKLYSATVADFLASDAVIYRSLGDGFALRTIKYDSKWLKEPHFLHAVDYGNYVYFFFREIAAEHNNLGRTVYSRVARVCKNDVGGSQRVLEKHWTSFVKARLNCSVPGESFFYFDVLQSLTDIININGVPSVVGVFTTQLNSIPGSAVCAFSMPDIEKVFEGRFKEQKSPDSVWTPVPDDRVPRPRPGCCAGHGSAESSKSSVELPDETLQFIKLHPLMDAAVPSIRDEPWVTKTRVRYRLTAVAVDNAAGPYRNYTVMFIGSEAGVVLKVLAKSSVFSLNDSVVLEEIDVFNQAKCLSNSEDDRHVLSFHMDRETHTLYVAFSSCVVRIPLSRCERHQHCHKSCIASRDPYCGWMSHGACERIPAGVDGFEQDVEFGDTGHLGDCHEFMTTASAPGFKSYGDATAGIWEIQSAESNQLVHMNILIACVLAAFLLGAFIAGAVVYCYRDIFLHKKTRKIHKVSHSKDEESTVSRTDSTGSFTKLDGLFESPVKEFPSAIEEARIYFSGDKEEKSPESKSVSRQNPELAALPTPESTPVLHQKGLQPNKNQWERGPGKCVSHKEAPPKSPQNPNIPSAVVLPNATHEKTVQSSDSGSVKSVHKEQRRSVDARNTLNELLKHLNEANEAETINADAKTVVNETTRPRSHLMLEPLCNLAEIPPKIPSRGASLYSPTSSYSTSSYSPSSSLTRHSPTKRVDVPSVPSSPTGHVGTLDRQRFHRVGSTHRHAGSSSAMLTRHSSFNRGTLAPPTPPSRMDSQGISRQHSYSGYGSLPRTFVKRTVSLKPDVPPKPGGFVPQTRPVNKYSY
- the sema6dl gene encoding sema domain, transmembrane domain (TM), and cytoplasmic domain, (semaphorin) 6D, like isoform X5, with the protein product MWCVMFPCLLLLLSGQTNAVSFPEDSVPLDIVDRHYSRQYPVFRGRPSGNESQHRLDFQLMTRIQDTLFITGRDQVYLVSLRESYRNDITPYRKLTWRSSQADRETCALKGKHRDECHNFIKVLVPRNDDLIFICGTNGFNPVCRYYRLDNLEFDGEEISGLARCPFDAKQTNVALFSDGKLYSATVADFLASDAVIYRSLGDGFALRTIKYDSKWLKEPHFLHAVDYGNYVYFFFREIAAEHNNLGRTVYSRVARVCKNDVGGSQRVLEKHWTSFVKARLNCSVPGESFFYFDVLQSLTDIININGVPSVVGVFTTQLNSIPGSAVCAFSMPDIEKVFEGRFKEQKSPDSVWTPVPDDRVPRPRPGCCAGHGSAESSKSSVELPDETLQFIKLHPLMDAAVPSIRDEPWVTKTRVRYRLTAVAVDNAAGPYRNYTVMFIGSEAGVVLKVLAKSSVFSLNDSVVLEEIDVFNQAKCLSNSEDDRHVLSFHMDRETHTLYVAFSSCVVRIPLSRCERHQHCHKSCIASRDPYCGWMSHGACERIPAGVDSGFEQDVEFGDTGHLGDCHEFMTTASAPGFKSYGDATAGIWEIQSAESNQLVHMNILIACVLAAFLLGAFIAGAVVYCYRDIFLHKKTRKIHKVSHSKDEESTVSRTDSTGSFTKLDGLFESPVKEFPSAIEEARIYFSGDKEEKSPESKSVSRQNPELAALPTPESTPVLHQKGLQPNKNQWERGPGKCVSHKEAPPKSPQNPNIPSAVVLPNATHEKTVQSSDSGSVKSVHKEQRRSVDARNTLNELLKHLNEANEAETINADAKTVVNETTRPRSHLMLEPLCNLAEIPPKIPSRGASLYSPTSSYSTSSYSPSSSLTRHSPTKRVDVPSVPSSPTGHVGTLDRQRFHRVGSTHRHAGSSSAMLTRHSSFNRGTLAPPTPPSRMDSQGISRQHSYSGYGSLPRTFVKRTVSLKPDVPPKPGGFVPQTRPVNKYSY
- the sema6dl gene encoding sema domain, transmembrane domain (TM), and cytoplasmic domain, (semaphorin) 6D, like isoform X7; its protein translation is MWCVMFPCLLLLLSGQTNAVSFPEDSVPLDIVDRHYSRQYPVFRGRPSGNESQHRLDFQLMTRIQDTLFITGRDQVYLVSLRESYRNDITPYRKLTWRSSQADRETCALKGKHRDECHNFIKVLVPRNDDLIFICGTNGFNPVCRYYRLDNLEFDGEEISGLARCPFDAKQTNVALFSDGKLYSATVADFLASDAVIYRSLGDGFALRTIKYDSKWLKEPHFLHAVDYGNYVYFFFREIAAEHNNLGRTVYSRVARVCKNDVGGSQRVLEKHWTSFVKARLNCSVPGESFFYFDVLQSLTDIININGVPSVVGVFTTQLNSIPGSAVCAFSMPDIEKVFEGRFKEQKSPDSVWTPVPDDRVPRPRPGCCAGHGSAESSKSSVELPDETLQFIKLHPLMDAAVPSIRDEPWVTKTRVRYRLTAVAVDNAAGPYRNYTVMFIGSEAGVVLKVLAKSSVFSLNDSVVLEEIDVFNQAKCLSNSEDDRHVLSFHMDRETHTLYVAFSSCVVRIPLSRCERHQHCHKSCIASRDPYCGWMSHGACERIPAGVDSGFEQDVEFGDTGHLGDCHGIWEIQSAESNQLVHMNILIACVLAAFLLGAFIAGAVVYCYRDIFLHKKTRKIHKVSHSKDEESTVSRTDSTGSFTKLDGLFESPVKEFPSAIEEARIYFSGDKEEKSPESKSVSRQNPELAALPTPESTPVLHQKGLQPNKNQWERGPGKCVSHKEAPPKSPQNPNIPSAVVLPNATHEKTVQSSDSGSVKSVHKEQRRSVDARNTLNELLKHLNEANEAETINADAKTVVNETTRPRSHLMLEPLCNLAEIPPKIPSRGASLYSPTSSYSTSSYSPSSSLTRHSPTKRVDVPSVPSSPTGHVGTLDRQRFHRVGSTHRHAGSSSAMLTRHSSFNRGTLAPPTPPSRMDSQGISRQHSYSGYGSLPRTFVKRTVSLKPDVPPKPGGFVPQTRPVNKYSY